From the Paenibacillus sp. MMS20-IR301 genome, the window CCAGCTTCTTCACCAGCTGCTCAAGCATGGCCTCAATGACCTCCTGCGGGGTGCTGTCCTTAGCCAGCTCATACGTTTCCGGGAAAAGATAACCTTCCAGGCGGTGCCGCAGCTCCTTATTCTCCGGAATTCCCAGTGTAGTCACAGCCTCAAGCCCTGTACCTGAATCAATAATCCCGAGGAAGGTTTCGGGCTTCTGATTCCAGGCCGCAGCAAGCCGCTCCGCCACCTGCACCGCTGTATACCCTTCCGGGATCGTGAATACTACCGTTTCTTCCTTCACCACATCCCCGGCATTCATCCGGCTGATCAGTGTATCATACGACTCACCGGGACTCACGTTATAGGTCCCTGCCTTGAAGCTCGAGCCTTCATTCACCCATTTCAGATAGCCCTTGAAAAACAGCCCGTTCCTGATAATTCCCTCTTGTTCGAGCAGGTCAGCGATTTGTGAGCTTCCCATGCCCTTCTCTATGGTAACCGTTACGGCCGGCCCTGCAGGCTCCACCGGCTGCATTCCATTCCAAATGTACCATGCTCCTCCCCCTGCAGCAGCTGCCAGGACCAGTATGATGATGAGCACAGTGCGGATTACGGCTTTCAAATAGTACGCCTCACTTTCCGACTATAAAGTATAAAATTAATTCCTCTTAAATTCAACATATTTATTTGTATTCCAAGCAAAAAGAGCGCGGAAAAATTCCGCCCTCTTCCGTGCTGATGCTATTTGTTTCAATCGGTATCTTCCGCAGGGAAGGTAAGCTCGTCGTAAAGCTCCGAAACATCTTCCCACTCTTCGTCATCCATTATGCTCTCCAGTTCAGGAAGCCCGTCAGGTGAAACTACGATCCGCAGAATCTCCTGCTCTGCTCCTCTTCCCGAACCGGCCAGAACGGCATAAGCGCGGTCACCGACTGCAAATTCTGCAATAATATCGTAAACGGAAGATTTCCCCTGTTCATCTTCCAGTTCTACCGTTTCTCCGTATGCTTCTTTGAGCTTCGATGTCCATACCGCCTGATCAGCGGACAGCTCAGTCATCTGCTCCTCCATCCAGCTCGTCAACCAGGGTATTGAAGGTCTCTTCGACAATCGCCCATTCTTCATCATTCTCAATCATGAAGAGCTGCAGATCGTCCCCGTCTTCTTCATAGCGGAAGGCATATACCTCATCGGTCTCTTCATCCTCGGAATCCAGCGGAACCACCATCATATACTTCGCGTCCGATCCGTCGACTTCGAACTTCATGATGACCTCAAATTCCTCTTCATTACCTTCCTCATCTGGGATATAGATAATTTCCGGTTCTTCCTCTTGGCCGATTTGTTCATTTGTCATATCCGCACACCCCTCACCTTTTACTGTTAGCATCCAAAAAATTTTGCAAAATCAGGGCTGCGGCCATTTTGTCCACAATTCCCTTGCGTTTCTTCCGGCTGACGTCCCCGTCAATCAGCACCCGCTCAGCAGATACCGTCGTCAGACGCTCATCCCAAAGGTGTACGGGCAAACCAAGTTGCTCCCGCAGCTGATCGGCAAATTGGGTGCATATTTCACCACGGGGTCCTACTGAGCCGTTCATATTCTTCGGCAGCCCAACCACAATCTCACCGATTTCATGCTCTTTGACCAGATCGCGGATACGTTCAAATTCATTGCCGTTCCCGCGCCGTTCAATCGTCTCCAGTGCCTGTGCCGTCCAGCCGAAAATATCGCTTGTGGCAACGCCGATCCGGCGGTCGCCGTAATCCAGTCCCAGCTTCTTCATCATTTCGGCTGTTCCACCCGGTGATTAGCCAGATAGAATCGGACCAGTTCCTCAATCAGCTCATCACGTTCTTTTCTCCGGACCAAACTTCTCGCATTGTTATGGCGCGGAATGTAAGCCGGATCTCCGGAAAGAAGGTACCCTACGATCTGATTGATCGGATGATATTCTTTCTCCACCAGCGCATCGTAGACTGCGAGCAGTATTTCCTGGGGAGAAGCTTCCTTTTCGTCGCCCTTCACATTGAATTTGACCGTTTTGTCCATGGAGTCCATTTGTGACACCTTCCTTCTGCAAAATCACCCTGTCCGGGCGGCTTCGCAAAGTTGCTGCTGTACAGCTTACTTGCTGCCTTCATCATAACATATTCATGGCCCAACGAGGAAATCCTGCCTCTGTAATAGCGCTTTTTTTGGCATTTTATCTACAAAAATAGATATTTTTTTGGTTTTTAAGCCATTGCAAGTATGCAGTCAATGATGAATACTCCATAAAAATATACATTTTGTGAATAAAGCAACGGTACTGAGATGTTGCCCTCAGTACCGCTGCAGCCCTGCTCTTCAAAAATCTGTACGTTTTTGTGCCTTTACAGTCGGTATTACCCGGCTTCCTGAGCAGCCGTTACGCCTGGGCAGCCACAAGCTCCTCGGCCTTTTTCAGCGCTTCGCCGAGCCTCGAAGCATC encodes:
- the ruvX gene encoding Holliday junction resolvase RuvX, coding for MKKLGLDYGDRRIGVATSDIFGWTAQALETIERRGNGNEFERIRDLVKEHEIGEIVVGLPKNMNGSVGPRGEICTQFADQLREQLGLPVHLWDERLTTVSAERVLIDGDVSRKKRKGIVDKMAAALILQNFLDANSKR
- a CDS encoding DUF1292 domain-containing protein; the protein is MTELSADQAVWTSKLKEAYGETVELEDEQGKSSVYDIIAEFAVGDRAYAVLAGSGRGAEQEILRIVVSPDGLPELESIMDDEEWEDVSELYDELTFPAEDTD
- a CDS encoding DUF1292 domain-containing protein — encoded protein: MTNEQIGQEEEPEIIYIPDEEGNEEEFEVIMKFEVDGSDAKYMMVVPLDSEDEETDEVYAFRYEEDGDDLQLFMIENDEEWAIVEETFNTLVDELDGGADD
- a CDS encoding IreB family regulatory phosphoprotein; protein product: MDSMDKTVKFNVKGDEKEASPQEILLAVYDALVEKEYHPINQIVGYLLSGDPAYIPRHNNARSLVRRKERDELIEELVRFYLANHRVEQPK
- the mltG gene encoding endolytic transglycosylase MltG, which codes for MKAVIRTVLIIILVLAAAAGGGAWYIWNGMQPVEPAGPAVTVTIEKGMGSSQIADLLEQEGIIRNGLFFKGYLKWVNEGSSFKAGTYNVSPGESYDTLISRMNAGDVVKEETVVFTIPEGYTAVQVAERLAAAWNQKPETFLGIIDSGTGLEAVTTLGIPENKELRHRLEGYLFPETYELAKDSTPQEVIEAMLEQLVKKLDTLPEWKAKLANRGLSLHELLTVASLVEREVVVDTERPLVAGVIYNRLDKGQKLEIDATVQYLLDKQKERLYEKDLQVENPYNTYKTEGLPPGPISSPGLASIEAALTPEVSEYFFYVTKKDGTQGHLFAKTYKEHLANIEKSKQNQ